A window of Lacibacter sediminis contains these coding sequences:
- a CDS encoding NRAMP family divalent metal transporter: MHHKKSSSQKLVGLWKKLGPGLVTGASDDDPSGIATYSQAGAAYGLSTLWTSIVAFPLMAIIQQMCARIGLVTSQGLTGTLKKHYPKPVLYVMLLFSFPAIVMNIGADIAGMGAVGNLLFPAVDATYFSVLFTIILLVLIIYLPYQKIAAALKYLCIVMLVYFIVPFLYKQDFGEILKSTFIPTIKFDKDFIAILVGILGTTISPYLFFWQASVEVEEMKHRKKHLVVDKRLVHAMNRDVDLGMSFSGFVMYFIILTTGTVLFKEGIHQIDTVEQAASALKPLAGDLAYLLFSIGVIGTGLIAIPVLSGSISYIITETFGWEEGLDKKFHEAKAFYIIIAISLILGLSLNYVGISPVKALIYTAILYGITAPVLIAIILHISNNKEIMGENVNNRTENIVGFIALAIMAISAGTLLYLQFA, from the coding sequence ATGCATCATAAAAAAAGTTCTTCGCAAAAGCTGGTAGGGTTGTGGAAAAAGCTTGGCCCGGGATTAGTGACAGGCGCAAGCGACGATGATCCTTCAGGTATTGCAACCTATTCGCAGGCGGGTGCTGCTTATGGCTTATCTACTCTCTGGACTTCGATCGTTGCATTTCCACTCATGGCCATTATACAGCAAATGTGCGCACGCATTGGTTTGGTTACATCGCAGGGATTAACAGGTACCCTAAAGAAACATTATCCCAAACCTGTGTTGTATGTAATGCTGCTGTTCAGTTTTCCGGCAATTGTGATGAATATTGGTGCCGATATTGCAGGCATGGGTGCCGTCGGCAACCTGTTGTTTCCTGCGGTTGATGCAACTTATTTCAGCGTTCTGTTTACCATCATTCTATTGGTTTTGATCATTTACCTGCCCTATCAAAAAATTGCGGCTGCTTTAAAATATCTCTGCATTGTCATGCTTGTTTATTTTATTGTTCCGTTTTTATATAAGCAGGACTTCGGAGAAATCTTAAAATCGACTTTTATTCCTACCATCAAATTCGATAAAGATTTTATTGCGATTCTTGTGGGCATACTCGGCACCACCATTTCACCCTATTTGTTTTTCTGGCAAGCTTCTGTTGAAGTAGAAGAAATGAAACACAGGAAAAAACACCTGGTTGTTGATAAAAGACTGGTACATGCTATGAACAGGGATGTAGACCTGGGCATGAGTTTCTCCGGTTTTGTGATGTACTTCATTATTCTTACCACCGGTACTGTTTTGTTTAAAGAAGGTATTCACCAGATCGATACCGTTGAACAAGCCGCCAGTGCATTAAAACCTTTGGCCGGAGATTTAGCCTACCTGCTTTTCTCCATTGGTGTTATTGGCACTGGGTTGATCGCTATTCCGGTGTTGAGTGGTTCGATCTCTTACATCATCACTGAAACATTTGGCTGGGAAGAAGGGCTTGATAAGAAGTTTCACGAAGCAAAAGCTTTTTACATCATCATTGCAATATCGCTTATCCTTGGTTTATCGCTCAACTATGTAGGAATATCGCCTGTAAAAGCGTTGATCTACACGGCCATTCTCTATGGTATTACGGCACCTGTGCTCATTGCGATTATTCTGCACATTTCCAACAACAAAGAAATTATGGGTGAGAATGTAAACAACCGCACAGAAAATATCGTTGGTTTTATTGCTTTGGCAATCATGGCGATCAGTGCAGGTACCTTATTATACCTGCAATTTGCGTGA
- a CDS encoding ribonucleoside-diphosphate reductase small subunit: MKQEEEILLKENKDRFVILPINYPEIWKHYKQHEASFWTAEEIDLSGDLKDWENLNSGERHFISHVLAFFAASDGIVNENLAVNFMSEVQLPEARCFYGFQIMMENIHSETYALLIDTYIKDPQEKHKLFHAIDTVPAVKKKAEWALRWIENGSFAERLVAFAAVEGIFFSGSFCSIFWMKKRGLMPGLTFSNELISRDEGLHCEFACLLYSMLQNKLTEAEVRAIITDAVEIEKEFITEALPVALIGMNAKLMQQYIEFVADRWLAELGCAKVYNASNPFDFMEMISLQGKTNFFEKRVGDYQKAGVMGNKESQMFSTEEDF, translated from the coding sequence ATGAAGCAAGAAGAAGAAATCCTGTTAAAGGAAAACAAAGACCGTTTTGTAATTCTACCAATTAATTATCCTGAAATATGGAAACATTATAAGCAGCACGAGGCAAGCTTCTGGACAGCTGAAGAAATTGACCTGAGCGGCGATCTGAAAGATTGGGAAAACCTCAACAGTGGCGAACGTCATTTTATTTCCCATGTACTCGCCTTTTTTGCAGCAAGTGATGGTATCGTGAACGAGAACCTGGCGGTGAATTTCATGAGCGAAGTGCAGTTGCCCGAAGCAAGATGTTTTTATGGTTTCCAGATCATGATGGAAAACATCCACAGCGAAACCTATGCACTGTTGATCGATACTTATATTAAAGACCCGCAGGAAAAACATAAACTGTTTCATGCGATTGATACCGTTCCTGCTGTAAAGAAAAAAGCAGAATGGGCCCTGCGTTGGATCGAGAACGGAAGTTTTGCGGAGCGTCTGGTTGCCTTTGCTGCAGTAGAAGGTATTTTCTTCAGCGGTAGTTTCTGTTCTATTTTCTGGATGAAGAAACGTGGCTTGATGCCGGGTTTAACATTCAGCAACGAATTGATCAGTCGCGATGAAGGTTTGCATTGCGAATTTGCCTGCTTACTCTACAGCATGTTGCAAAACAAACTTACTGAAGCAGAAGTAAGAGCCATCATTACTGATGCTGTGGAGATTGAAAAAGAATTCATCACGGAAGCGTTGCCTGTTGCCTTGATTGGTATGAATGCAAAACTGATGCAGCAATACATTGAGTTTGTGGCTGATCGTTGGTTAGCAGAACTGGGTTGTGCAAAAGTGTACAATGCCAGCAATCCATTCGACTTTATGGAAATGATCTCCCTGCAGGGCAAAACAAATTTCTTTGAGAAGCGTGTAGGCGATTACCAGAAAGCCGGTGTGATGGGCAATAAAGAATCGCAGATGTTTTCAACGGAAGAAGATTTTTAA
- a CDS encoding ribonucleoside-diphosphate reductase subunit alpha, with amino-acid sequence MFVVKRNGKTESVKFDKVTARIEKLSYSLSPMVNPIDVAKKTIEGIYEGVATTDLDNLAAETAASLTITHPDYAILASRIAVSNLHKNTIKSFSQTMRNLYNYVDKATGKKLPLIADDVMKIIEDNAELLDSTIIYDRDFAFDYFGFKTLEKSYLLKIDGKIAERPQHMYMRVAVGIHKEDIESVIKTYHLMSERWMTHATPTLFNAGTPKPQMSSCFLLTMKEDSIDGIYDTLKQTAKISQSAGGIGLAIHNIRATGSYIGGTNGTSNGIIPMLKVFNDTARYVDQGGGKRKGAFAIYLEPWHADVFEFLDLRKNHGKEEMRARDLFFALWICDLFMKRVEANGEWSLFCPNEAPGLSDCWGDEFEKLYTKYEAEGRARKTIKAQDLWFAILQSQIETGTPYMLYKDAANSKSNQQNLGTIKSSNLCTEIMEFTSPEEVAVCNLASLALPRFVIDGKFDHEKLYEVTYQVTKNLNKIIDNNYYPVEEARTSNMKHRPVGLGVQGLADVFILLRLPFESDLAKMLNKNIFETIYFAAMTASKDLAKEQGAYETFAGSPVSKGIFQFDMWGTTPTDRWDWATLKEEVKQFGVRNSLLVAPMPTASTSQIFGNNECFEPYTSNIYTRRVLSGEFIIVNKHLLKDLVNLGLWNNSMKNKIIAANGSIQHIEEIPVDIKELYKTVWEIKQRNIIDMAADRGAYICQSQSLNLFVDNPTASKLTSMHFHAWKKGLKTGMYYLRTQAATQAVQFTVEKQASNEISPVIPSTEKIQAAQTTTDIEPTQVDGPTCSMEDGCISCGS; translated from the coding sequence ATGTTTGTAGTAAAAAGAAACGGCAAAACAGAATCAGTAAAATTCGATAAGGTTACAGCGAGGATCGAGAAGTTGAGTTACAGCCTCAGTCCAATGGTGAACCCTATTGATGTTGCCAAGAAAACAATTGAAGGTATTTACGAAGGCGTTGCAACAACCGACCTCGATAACCTCGCAGCAGAAACTGCAGCATCACTCACCATTACACATCCTGATTATGCAATTCTTGCATCACGCATTGCCGTGAGCAACCTGCACAAGAATACGATCAAGAGTTTCTCGCAAACCATGCGAAACCTCTACAACTATGTTGATAAAGCAACAGGTAAAAAATTACCGTTGATTGCTGATGATGTAATGAAGATCATTGAAGATAATGCGGAGCTGTTAGACAGCACCATCATTTACGATCGTGATTTTGCATTTGATTATTTCGGTTTTAAAACACTGGAAAAATCATATCTCTTAAAGATCGATGGAAAAATTGCAGAACGTCCGCAGCACATGTACATGCGTGTGGCTGTTGGTATTCATAAAGAAGATATTGAGAGCGTGATCAAAACCTATCACTTAATGAGTGAACGTTGGATGACGCATGCCACTCCTACTTTGTTCAACGCCGGTACACCAAAACCACAAATGAGTTCATGTTTTCTTTTAACGATGAAGGAAGACAGCATTGATGGTATTTACGATACGCTGAAACAAACAGCAAAAATTTCACAAAGCGCAGGTGGTATTGGTCTGGCTATTCATAATATCCGTGCAACAGGTAGTTATATCGGCGGCACCAATGGTACCAGCAATGGTATCATCCCGATGCTGAAAGTATTTAATGATACAGCACGCTATGTAGATCAAGGCGGTGGTAAGCGTAAAGGTGCATTTGCGATTTATCTGGAACCATGGCATGCAGATGTATTCGAATTCCTCGATCTGCGTAAGAATCATGGTAAAGAAGAAATGCGTGCAAGAGATCTGTTCTTCGCACTGTGGATCTGTGATCTGTTTATGAAACGTGTGGAAGCAAATGGCGAATGGAGTTTGTTTTGTCCAAACGAAGCACCGGGATTAAGTGATTGCTGGGGTGATGAATTTGAAAAACTTTATACCAAATACGAAGCAGAAGGTCGTGCAAGAAAAACCATCAAGGCGCAAGACTTATGGTTTGCTATTCTGCAATCGCAGATCGAAACAGGCACACCTTACATGCTGTATAAAGATGCAGCCAACAGCAAATCAAATCAACAGAACCTTGGTACCATTAAAAGTTCCAACCTGTGCACAGAGATCATGGAATTCACCAGCCCGGAAGAAGTGGCGGTATGTAACCTGGCATCACTGGCACTCCCCCGTTTTGTAATTGACGGCAAATTCGATCATGAGAAATTATACGAGGTTACTTACCAGGTAACCAAAAATCTCAACAAGATCATCGACAACAATTATTATCCTGTTGAAGAAGCAAGAACATCAAACATGAAACACCGTCCTGTTGGATTAGGTGTACAGGGTTTGGCTGATGTATTCATCTTGTTGCGTTTGCCGTTTGAAAGTGACCTCGCAAAAATGTTGAACAAAAACATTTTTGAAACCATCTACTTTGCGGCAATGACTGCAAGTAAAGATCTGGCGAAAGAACAAGGTGCTTATGAAACCTTTGCAGGTTCACCGGTATCGAAAGGTATTTTCCAGTTTGATATGTGGGGCACCACACCAACCGACCGTTGGGATTGGGCTACACTGAAAGAAGAAGTAAAACAATTTGGTGTACGTAACTCGTTGCTGGTTGCGCCAATGCCTACAGCTTCTACATCACAGATCTTTGGCAACAACGAATGTTTTGAACCATACACCTCCAACATTTATACACGTCGTGTATTAAGTGGTGAGTTTATTATTGTCAACAAACATTTGCTGAAAGATTTGGTGAATCTTGGTTTATGGAACAACAGCATGAAGAATAAGATCATTGCAGCCAATGGTTCTATCCAGCACATTGAGGAGATCCCTGTTGATATCAAAGAACTGTACAAAACAGTCTGGGAGATCAAGCAACGCAATATCATTGACATGGCTGCTGATCGTGGTGCATATATCTGTCAATCACAATCGTTGAATTTGTTTGTTGATAATCCAACGGCTTCCAAACTCACCTCGATGCATTTCCACGCCTGGAAGAAAGGTTTGAAAACAGGTATGTATTATTTGCGCACACAAGCTGCCACACAAGCGGTGCAGTTTACCGTAGAGAAACAGGCGAGCAATGAAATAAGCCCGGTGATTCCTTCAACAGAAAAAATACAGGCAGCACAAACAACAACCGACATTGAACCTACGCAAGTAGATGGCCCAACCTGCAGCATGGAAGATGGCTGTATCAGTTGCGGTTCGTAA
- a CDS encoding HAD domain-containing protein produces the protein MIILLDIDGVLVTTPSWRATEILADGFMKFNDNAATNLQRLIIETEADIVLTSTHRVNYSIETWKKIFRQRGILTNSIAKLNEKKSIETMLNRATEIKEWFDNGGHKYNFVIIDDDLSLNDLPVAIKSRCVITSPLIGLNEDATNNALKILLAK, from the coding sequence ATGATAATCTTACTAGATATAGACGGAGTTTTGGTAACGACCCCATCTTGGAGGGCGACAGAAATTCTTGCAGACGGTTTTATGAAATTTAATGACAATGCAGCGACGAACTTACAGCGTCTGATTATAGAAACTGAAGCTGACATTGTTTTAACCTCAACTCACAGAGTTAATTACTCCATCGAGACTTGGAAAAAGATCTTTAGGCAACGGGGTATTTTGACGAATTCAATTGCAAAACTTAACGAAAAAAAATCAATCGAAACAATGTTGAACAGAGCAACAGAAATTAAAGAGTGGTTTGACAATGGTGGTCACAAATATAATTTTGTAATTATTGACGACGACCTTTCGCTTAATGATTTGCCAGTAGCTATTAAGAGCAGATGTGTCATAACAAGTCCGTTAATTGGACTGAACGAAGATGCGACTAACAATGCTTTAAAAATCTTGCTGGCAAAATAA
- a CDS encoding methylenetetrahydrofolate reductase, which yields MKSLKEKIEARENGLLLYSFAPPKITTEKEKLQIIAEKQINRINDLAIDGLILYDIQDESHRTNEQRTFPFIQTVPPEEYFRNYLSSIKTPSIIYKSIANQTKETFNEWLSKNNDLENFVFVGASSSAQIAETNFALTDAYDLRKDQHQHLLLGGITIPERHSKKGDEHKRIFSKTEKGCSFFVSQCVYNVYESKNLLSDYHYDSIDNSYELQPIFFTLSPCGSIKTLEFMKWLGIEVPKWLYNDLKHAKDILNTSVKTSIMIADEILEFAAQKQIPVGFNVESISNKKDEIDAATEILNTIADRLKHTRKKTSAEKITAAEV from the coding sequence ATGAAATCATTAAAGGAAAAAATAGAAGCCCGGGAAAACGGATTACTGCTTTACAGTTTTGCGCCGCCGAAGATCACTACCGAAAAAGAAAAACTGCAGATCATTGCAGAAAAGCAGATCAACCGCATCAACGATCTTGCAATTGATGGCTTGATCCTTTACGATATCCAGGATGAAAGTCACCGTACAAACGAACAACGCACATTTCCGTTCATCCAGACTGTTCCACCCGAAGAGTATTTCCGGAATTATTTGAGCAGCATCAAAACACCCAGCATTATTTATAAAAGTATTGCCAACCAAACAAAGGAAACCTTCAATGAATGGCTCAGCAAAAACAACGATCTCGAAAACTTTGTGTTTGTTGGCGCATCTTCCAGTGCACAGATCGCTGAAACAAACTTTGCATTAACCGATGCATACGATCTGCGAAAGGATCAGCATCAGCATTTATTGCTGGGTGGTATTACTATTCCGGAGCGTCATTCCAAAAAAGGCGACGAGCACAAACGTATCTTTTCTAAAACAGAAAAAGGCTGCAGCTTCTTTGTATCGCAATGCGTGTACAACGTGTACGAATCAAAGAACCTCCTCTCCGATTATCACTACGATTCGATCGATAACAGCTATGAACTGCAACCCATCTTCTTTACACTAAGCCCATGCGGTTCCATCAAAACTTTGGAATTTATGAAGTGGCTGGGCATTGAAGTGCCGAAGTGGTTGTACAATGATCTGAAACATGCGAAAGATATTTTAAATACATCGGTAAAAACATCGATCATGATCGCTGATGAAATCTTAGAATTCGCAGCACAGAAACAAATACCGGTTGGCTTTAATGTTGAAAGTATTTCGAACAAGAAAGATGAGATCGATGCAGCAACGGAAATACTCAATACAATTGCGGATCGTTTAAAGCATACAAGAAAGAAAACCAGTGCTGAAAAAATTACAGCAGCAGAAGTATAA
- a CDS encoding GreA/GreB family elongation factor codes for MNNELNPVVLCEEDFSKLKQLVALPGSAKQGEMSLAHEIARAIIVKNDSFPPNTIRIGSTVCIEDVETKKTHEFTIVMPSAVDIKRKFVSILSPMAAAIIGFRQGEEVIWEMPSGLKRILIKEVQTPLPA; via the coding sequence ATGAACAACGAATTGAACCCGGTGGTTCTTTGCGAAGAAGATTTTTCTAAACTGAAACAATTGGTAGCATTGCCCGGTTCTGCTAAACAGGGCGAGATGAGTCTTGCACATGAAATAGCAAGAGCTATTATTGTAAAGAATGATTCCTTTCCACCTAATACAATACGGATCGGATCAACAGTTTGTATTGAAGATGTGGAAACAAAAAAGACGCATGAGTTTACGATTGTAATGCCTTCTGCTGTCGACATCAAACGGAAATTTGTATCTATACTTTCGCCAATGGCTGCTGCCATTATTGGTTTTCGCCAGGGCGAAGAAGTGATATGGGAAATGCCCTCCGGTTTAAAACGTATTCTGATTAAGGAAGTGCAAACGCCTTTGCCCGCCTGA
- a CDS encoding glycoside hydrolase family 3 protein has translation MRKIIFFLLAVLVATVHLQAQAIPDYKRSDLPIERRVQDLLQRMTPEEKFWQLFMIPGDLGDNPSQYKNGIFGFQVNTVQQQHGAAAQILNYKPGQTGKQTLTKINEIQKYFVEQTRLGIPIIAFDEALHGLVRYEATAFPQAIALAATWNTSLMNKVAAAIAMETKARGIRQILSPVVNLATDVRWGRVEETYGEDPFLTSTMGIAFVKAFEQRGVVTTPKHFAVNHGEGGRDSYPIHYNNRLLEETYFVPFKEVVQKGGARSMMTAYNSLDGSPCTANNWLLNEKLKKEWGFNGFVISDAGATGGANVLHFTAKDYAEAGKTSVENGLDVIFQTAFEHHTLFDPHFLGKTMNQAAIDSAVARVLRIKFELGLFEHPYAKVEDAGQWTAALHHDLAREAARNSFVLLKNTSAPGKQTNVLPLNKSTERIAVIGVDAVEKRLGGYSGPGNIKVSILDGIKAKTGKTTNVLYAPGPGREHKTWAFVPGSNLSTVKDGKKVKGLKAEYFNNVTMQGQPVVERIDEEIKFQWTLFSPDQAKINYDFFSGRWTGKLKSPVTGNYKIGIDGNDGYRLYINNKMIIDNWKKQSYSTALVDHYFEKGKEYDIRIEYYEPAGNAWMRLIWNVGVQDNSEQKIQEAVQVAKNSDVAVVVVGIEEGEFNDRALLSLPGKQEELIKRVAATGKPVVVLLVGGSAITMTNWLDKVNSVLDIWYPGDAGGNAVADVLFGDYSPAGRLPITFPVAEAQLPLVYNHKPTGRGDDYNNLTGQPLFPFGFGLSYTSFDYTSLKMDKEVIRAGESMRVSFKVKNTGKVKGDEVVQLYIRDELSSVARPLKELKGFQRITLAAGEEKEVAFTITPDMLKMFDVNMKEVIEPGAFRIMIGSSSMDIRLRTLLEVK, from the coding sequence ATGCGAAAAATTATTTTCTTTCTTTTAGCCGTCCTTGTTGCAACAGTTCATTTACAAGCCCAGGCAATACCGGATTACAAACGTTCGGATTTGCCAATAGAAAGAAGAGTACAAGATCTGCTGCAACGTATGACGCCGGAAGAAAAATTCTGGCAGTTGTTCATGATACCCGGCGATCTTGGCGATAATCCATCGCAATACAAAAATGGCATCTTTGGTTTCCAGGTGAATACAGTTCAGCAACAACATGGTGCAGCAGCACAAATCCTCAACTATAAACCGGGACAAACAGGCAAACAAACACTTACCAAGATCAATGAAATACAAAAATATTTTGTTGAGCAAACAAGGTTAGGCATTCCCATCATTGCATTTGATGAAGCCTTACATGGTCTTGTGCGTTATGAAGCAACTGCTTTCCCGCAGGCCATTGCATTGGCTGCTACATGGAATACATCGCTGATGAATAAAGTGGCTGCGGCTATTGCAATGGAAACAAAAGCAAGAGGTATTCGCCAGATACTTTCTCCGGTTGTAAACCTTGCAACAGATGTACGTTGGGGAAGAGTGGAAGAAACCTATGGTGAAGATCCTTTTCTTACTTCGACTATGGGGATTGCTTTTGTAAAGGCATTTGAACAACGTGGTGTTGTTACTACTCCCAAACATTTTGCTGTGAATCATGGTGAAGGTGGAAGAGACAGTTACCCTATACACTACAACAACAGATTGCTTGAGGAAACTTATTTCGTTCCGTTTAAAGAAGTGGTGCAAAAGGGTGGCGCAAGAAGTATGATGACGGCGTATAATTCACTGGACGGTTCTCCCTGTACAGCCAACAACTGGCTGCTGAATGAAAAATTAAAAAAGGAATGGGGCTTCAATGGTTTTGTTATTTCTGATGCAGGCGCAACAGGCGGTGCCAATGTGTTACACTTTACAGCAAAAGATTATGCAGAAGCAGGAAAGACATCTGTTGAGAACGGATTGGATGTTATTTTTCAAACAGCCTTTGAACATCATACATTATTTGATCCGCATTTCCTTGGTAAAACAATGAACCAGGCTGCTATTGACAGTGCTGTGGCAAGAGTGTTACGTATCAAATTTGAACTGGGCTTGTTTGAACATCCTTATGCAAAGGTAGAAGATGCCGGGCAATGGACTGCTGCATTGCATCACGATCTTGCAAGAGAAGCTGCACGCAACTCATTTGTATTATTGAAAAATACAAGCGCACCCGGCAAACAAACAAACGTATTGCCATTAAATAAATCAACAGAACGAATTGCAGTCATTGGTGTTGATGCTGTTGAAAAAAGATTGGGTGGTTACAGCGGTCCCGGCAATATAAAAGTGTCGATACTTGATGGCATCAAAGCAAAAACAGGAAAGACGACGAATGTATTGTATGCTCCCGGCCCCGGAAGAGAACATAAGACATGGGCCTTTGTACCCGGTAGCAATTTATCAACTGTAAAAGATGGAAAGAAAGTAAAAGGGTTAAAGGCAGAATATTTCAATAACGTAACCATGCAGGGACAACCTGTGGTTGAACGTATTGATGAAGAAATAAAATTTCAATGGACTTTGTTTTCTCCCGACCAGGCAAAGATCAATTATGATTTTTTCTCCGGAAGATGGACAGGTAAATTAAAATCGCCTGTAACCGGCAACTACAAAATCGGTATTGATGGAAATGATGGCTATCGATTATACATCAACAATAAGATGATCATTGATAACTGGAAAAAACAATCGTACTCAACTGCACTTGTTGATCATTATTTTGAAAAAGGGAAGGAGTATGATATCCGTATTGAATATTACGAACCTGCAGGTAATGCATGGATGCGTTTGATCTGGAATGTGGGCGTGCAGGATAACAGTGAACAGAAAATACAGGAAGCTGTACAGGTTGCAAAGAACAGTGATGTTGCAGTTGTGGTAGTTGGAATTGAAGAAGGGGAATTTAACGACCGTGCTTTATTATCGTTACCGGGTAAGCAGGAAGAACTCATCAAACGTGTTGCTGCAACAGGCAAACCTGTTGTGGTATTGTTGGTTGGCGGAAGCGCCATTACCATGACCAATTGGTTGGATAAAGTAAACAGTGTGCTCGATATCTGGTATCCCGGTGATGCAGGTGGTAACGCTGTTGCCGATGTGTTGTTTGGTGACTATAGCCCGGCCGGAAGATTGCCGATAACTTTTCCTGTAGCAGAAGCACAGTTGCCGCTTGTATATAATCACAAACCAACTGGCCGTGGGGATGATTATAATAATCTTACAGGTCAGCCATTATTTCCATTTGGCTTTGGGTTGAGTTACACCAGTTTTGATTACACTTCGTTGAAAATGGATAAGGAAGTTATTCGTGCAGGTGAGAGTATGCGTGTATCATTCAAAGTGAAAAATACGGGAAAAGTAAAAGGCGATGAAGTAGTGCAACTGTATATCCGTGATGAGTTGTCGTCTGTAGCAAGACCTCTTAAAGAATTAAAAGGATTTCAACGTATAACGCTTGCAGCGGGAGAAGAGAAAGAAGTAGCTTTCACCATTACACCCGACATGCTCAAAATGTTTGATGTAAATATGAAAGAAGTCATTGAGCCGGGTGCATTTCGTATCATGATCGGCAGCTCCAGTATGGATATACGGTTAAGGACTCTGCTGGAAGTAAAATGA